The Micromonospora krabiensis genome window below encodes:
- a CDS encoding globin domain-containing protein — MDNFARLLKESWTLVEEHRERLSGHFYARLFLLDPDLRQLFPVQMSGQGDRLLEAIITAIHTVGDPESFDEFLRALGRDHRKYHVDAEHYATMGVALLDALRTIAGDGWNLEYDQAWREAYAAISEKMLAGAAADENPPFWHAEVLTHERHGPDTAVLTVRALQHPLPWKAGQYLSLEVPRHHPRVWRTYSVANAPNDDNVLEFHVRSPGAGWVSGALVRRVKPGDLLRLAAPMGSMTLDRASERDILCVAGGVGLAPIKALVEELASYNRTRWVHVFYGARRASDLYGLAGLRELVAAHPWLSVTPACSEEPGFDGEQGDIADVVGRYGPWTTHDCYVSGSAQMVRSTLRVLAADDVPPPHIRYDTFGEL; from the coding sequence ATGGACAATTTCGCGCGACTGCTGAAGGAGAGCTGGACCCTGGTCGAGGAGCACCGGGAGCGGCTCAGCGGTCACTTCTACGCCCGGCTCTTCCTGCTCGATCCCGACCTGCGGCAGCTCTTTCCGGTGCAGATGTCCGGTCAGGGTGACCGGCTGCTGGAAGCGATCATCACGGCGATCCACACCGTGGGTGACCCGGAGAGCTTCGACGAGTTCCTTCGCGCGCTCGGCCGGGATCACCGCAAGTACCACGTCGACGCCGAGCACTACGCCACGATGGGCGTCGCCCTGCTCGACGCGCTGCGCACCATCGCGGGTGACGGCTGGAACCTGGAGTACGACCAGGCGTGGCGGGAGGCGTACGCGGCGATCTCGGAGAAGATGCTGGCCGGCGCGGCCGCCGACGAGAACCCGCCGTTCTGGCACGCGGAGGTGCTGACCCACGAGCGGCACGGTCCCGACACGGCGGTGCTGACAGTCCGCGCCCTGCAGCACCCGCTGCCCTGGAAGGCGGGCCAGTACCTGAGCCTGGAGGTGCCGCGCCACCATCCGCGGGTGTGGCGGACGTATTCGGTGGCGAACGCCCCGAACGACGACAACGTGCTGGAGTTCCACGTCCGGTCGCCGGGCGCGGGCTGGGTCTCCGGGGCGCTGGTGCGCCGGGTGAAGCCGGGTGACCTGCTGCGACTGGCCGCGCCGATGGGTTCGATGACCTTGGACCGCGCCTCCGAACGGGACATTCTCTGCGTGGCCGGCGGGGTCGGCCTGGCGCCGATCAAGGCGCTGGTGGAGGAGTTGGCCAGCTACAACCGGACCCGCTGGGTGCACGTGTTCTACGGCGCCCGCCGGGCGTCCGACCTGTACGGGCTGGCCGGGCTGCGGGAGCTGGTCGCCGCGCACCCGTGGCTGTCGGTCACCCCGGCGTGCAGCGAGGAGCCGGGCTTCGACGGCGAGCAGGGTGACATCGCCGACGTGGTCGGCCGTTACGGGCCGTGGACGACGCACGACTGCTACGTCTCCGGGTCGGCCCAGATGGTCCGCTCGACCCTGCGGGTGCTGGCCGCGGACGACGTGCCGCCGCCGCACATCCGGTACGACACGTTCGGCGAGCTCTAG
- a CDS encoding helix-turn-helix transcriptional regulator, which yields MERHEFGAAVRQLRENTAPATVGLPVGRRRVRGLRREELGELAGMSADYVRRLEQGRSHPSVGVVNAIARGLRIGRAEYERLCALAGYAAADGQVPNEIGPGAMRLLERFTDTPMFVSDAAMNLVAVNSAFLALGHWNLTGDPWEWNVAWRTFCDPFSGFQQSAADATDHEAVLVARLQGALLRYPADASLAALVDEMRSRSRLFDTLWRTPRPVAAYESSAAFVHPDGGAVTLVGSLLAIPGDDLAALMLTAAPGSADSARLAEIVGDAGEPTIIKVGQPGPG from the coding sequence GTGGAACGTCACGAGTTCGGCGCCGCGGTCCGCCAGTTGCGGGAGAACACGGCCCCGGCGACCGTCGGGCTACCGGTCGGCCGCCGGCGGGTGCGTGGGTTGCGGCGGGAGGAGCTCGGCGAACTCGCGGGGATGTCCGCGGACTACGTACGCCGGTTGGAGCAGGGGCGCAGCCATCCGTCGGTCGGGGTGGTCAACGCCATCGCCCGTGGGTTACGGATCGGGCGGGCGGAGTACGAGCGGCTCTGCGCGCTCGCCGGTTACGCCGCCGCGGACGGGCAGGTGCCGAACGAGATCGGTCCGGGTGCGATGCGGCTGCTGGAGCGGTTCACGGACACTCCGATGTTCGTCTCCGACGCGGCGATGAATCTGGTCGCCGTGAACAGTGCGTTCCTGGCCCTGGGGCACTGGAATCTCACCGGGGACCCGTGGGAGTGGAACGTCGCCTGGCGTACGTTCTGCGATCCGTTCAGTGGTTTCCAGCAGTCCGCGGCTGACGCGACCGATCATGAGGCGGTCCTCGTTGCCCGTTTGCAGGGCGCGCTGTTGCGCTATCCCGCCGACGCGTCGCTCGCCGCGCTGGTGGACGAGATGCGGAGCCGAAGCCGCCTGTTCGACACCTTGTGGCGCACGCCTCGGCCGGTGGCGGCCTACGAGAGCAGTGCCGCGTTCGTCCATCCGGACGGCGGCGCCGTCACGCTCGTCGGCAGCCTTCTCGCCATCCCGGGCGACGACTTGGCGGCTCTGATGCTCACCGCGGCACCGGGCTCGGCCGATTCGGCGCGTCTCGCCGAAATCGTCGGCGACGCCGGCGAACCGACCATCATCAAGGTGGGCCAGCCTGGCCCAGGCTAA
- a CDS encoding thiamine pyrophosphate-dependent enzyme, which yields MTTTTANTTRTGPGSPAAVGTTLPAPVATALDRVRAGREFGANVYSTVDVLWVLYDRILRITPATVDDPDRDRFLLSKGHAVAGYYAVLAAKGFIPHGWLDDQGGPGSRLGDHPDRTLVPGVEIGSGSLGHGLGLGIGIALGLRAQGLLTPRVYVLIGDAELDEGSNHEAIAYAGATGLDNLTVVVVDNHSATHGWTGGAAACFAVNGWTAETVDGRDHEALHRALTGHDGHRPHVVVAVVDGEV from the coding sequence ATGACCACCACCACCGCCAACACCACCCGGACGGGGCCAGGGTCGCCCGCCGCCGTCGGGACGACCCTGCCGGCTCCGGTCGCGACAGCCCTCGACCGGGTACGCGCCGGGCGCGAGTTCGGCGCCAACGTCTACTCCACCGTCGACGTGCTCTGGGTGCTCTACGACCGGATCCTCCGGATCACCCCCGCCACCGTCGACGATCCCGACCGGGACCGGTTCCTGCTCTCCAAGGGTCACGCGGTCGCCGGCTACTACGCCGTGCTCGCCGCGAAGGGGTTCATCCCCCACGGCTGGCTGGACGACCAGGGCGGCCCGGGCAGCCGGCTCGGCGACCACCCGGACCGGACGCTGGTGCCCGGGGTCGAGATCGGCTCCGGCTCGCTCGGCCACGGGCTCGGGCTCGGCATCGGCATCGCCCTCGGGCTACGCGCCCAGGGCCTGCTCACCCCGCGCGTGTACGTGCTGATCGGCGACGCGGAGCTGGACGAGGGCTCCAACCACGAGGCGATCGCGTACGCGGGCGCCACCGGTCTCGACAACCTGACCGTCGTGGTGGTCGACAACCACTCGGCCACACACGGCTGGACCGGCGGCGCGGCGGCCTGCTTCGCGGTCAACGGCTGGACGGCCGAGACCGTCGACGGGCGGGACCACGAGGCCCTGCACCGGGCCCTGACCGGGCACGACGGCCACCGACCGCACGTCGTCGTCGCGGTCGTCGACGGGGAGGTGTGA
- a CDS encoding peptide deformylase has translation MTTSPLDRAADSFATELARQRNARGLSKKQLAVLMGFDPSYVSHVEGRRHRPTEDFARRAEAVLEASGAIWQRFREYDDLRQARNGHPHRELPQPGQWLPPGTGLVVERELASLTHTDEGYRCVIRRELYNAGTEPVTRYLVRVAVDRYPSDPGRSNRHHREHPLTFAELQLRAHRDDGSGEREPMHWRAKHDRDAFKEIWLLFENGDRRFPLYPGDRATIEYAYRVGAEKWGPWFQRAVRLPTRQLAVRLDLPATLDPQVWGAETSLSAEEGPLRTPVQRHDEGDRAVFDWQTDDPPLNARYRMQWRFRGRPEPEHDPAPDDRVRPSDRMRAAGVVQRGDDLLHQPALPFDLPAEEPVARGVVDRLAAALVRLDELHPFSKGVGIAAPQLGIDRAAAVVRPPDRAAEPVVLLNPRIVDVSPDTDEQYEGCLSFFDHRGLVPRPLRVDVEHAQWDGSRIITSYEYGMARLVAHEIDHLEGLLYVDRMTPGVPLVPVEEYRETGRPWRY, from the coding sequence ATGACGACCTCACCCCTCGATCGTGCTGCCGACTCCTTCGCCACCGAGCTCGCCCGCCAGCGCAACGCGCGCGGACTGTCCAAGAAACAGTTGGCCGTGCTCATGGGCTTCGACCCGTCGTACGTCAGCCACGTCGAAGGGCGCCGGCACCGCCCCACCGAGGACTTCGCCCGCCGGGCGGAGGCCGTCCTGGAGGCCAGCGGCGCGATCTGGCAGCGCTTCCGGGAGTACGACGACCTGCGACAGGCCCGCAACGGCCACCCGCACCGGGAACTGCCCCAGCCCGGGCAGTGGTTGCCCCCCGGCACCGGCCTGGTGGTCGAGCGGGAACTGGCCAGCCTCACCCACACCGACGAGGGCTACCGGTGCGTGATCCGGCGGGAGCTGTACAACGCGGGCACCGAACCGGTCACCCGCTACCTGGTCCGGGTGGCCGTCGACCGCTACCCCAGCGACCCCGGCCGCTCCAACCGGCACCACCGGGAACACCCGCTCACCTTCGCCGAACTCCAACTGCGGGCCCACCGGGACGACGGCAGCGGTGAGCGGGAACCGATGCACTGGCGGGCCAAGCACGACCGGGACGCGTTCAAGGAGATCTGGCTGCTCTTCGAGAACGGCGACCGGCGGTTCCCCCTCTACCCCGGCGACCGGGCCACCATCGAGTACGCGTACCGCGTCGGCGCCGAGAAGTGGGGCCCCTGGTTCCAGCGGGCGGTGCGGCTGCCCACCCGGCAGCTCGCCGTACGCCTGGACCTGCCGGCCACCCTCGACCCACAGGTGTGGGGCGCGGAGACCTCGCTCTCGGCGGAGGAGGGCCCGCTGCGCACCCCCGTGCAGCGGCACGACGAGGGTGACCGGGCCGTCTTCGACTGGCAGACCGACGACCCGCCGCTGAACGCGCGCTACCGCATGCAGTGGCGGTTCCGGGGCCGACCGGAGCCCGAGCACGATCCCGCGCCCGACGACCGCGTCCGGCCGAGCGACCGGATGCGGGCCGCCGGTGTCGTCCAGCGCGGCGACGACCTGCTGCACCAGCCGGCACTGCCGTTCGACCTGCCCGCCGAGGAGCCCGTCGCCCGCGGCGTGGTCGACCGGCTCGCCGCCGCGCTCGTCCGCCTCGACGAGCTGCACCCGTTCAGCAAGGGGGTCGGGATCGCCGCCCCGCAGCTCGGCATCGACCGCGCGGCGGCCGTCGTCCGGCCGCCCGACCGGGCCGCCGAGCCCGTCGTGCTGCTCAACCCCCGCATCGTGGACGTCTCACCGGATACCGACGAGCAGTACGAGGGCTGCCTCTCCTTCTTCGACCACCGCGGGCTGGTGCCCCGCCCACTGCGCGTCGACGTGGAGCACGCCCAGTGGGACGGCAGCCGGATCATCACGTCGTACGAGTACGGCATGGCCCGCCTGGTCGCCCACGAGATCGACCACCTGGAAGGGCTGCTCTACGTCGACCGGATGACGCCCGGCGTGCCGCTGGTGCCCGTCGAGGAGTACCGCGAGACCGGACGCCCCTGGCGATACTGA
- a CDS encoding class I SAM-dependent methyltransferase: protein MAEITGDQRVQSEVLEGLATAVNHRRWFVELAVPYLGDNPIEIGSGLGDYALEWAERLPRFTATEADPDRLLQLKERLIDHAGIEVRQMLLPHSERGDYSAAVSYNVLEHIDDHVGALRSMRDLVRPGGAVIIIVPAFQFAMSPADIATGHVRRYTKRTLAAAMTEAGLTVETIHYANALGLLGYFMATKVFRLMPKEGPMVKIYDTLVLPATKAAEQLVRPPFGQSVFAVARVPA, encoded by the coding sequence ATGGCAGAAATCACTGGGGATCAGCGCGTCCAGTCGGAGGTTCTGGAAGGCCTCGCCACCGCGGTCAACCACCGCCGGTGGTTCGTGGAGCTGGCCGTGCCCTACCTCGGCGACAACCCCATCGAGATCGGCAGCGGGCTGGGCGACTACGCGCTGGAGTGGGCCGAGCGCCTGCCCCGCTTCACGGCCACCGAGGCGGACCCGGACCGGCTGCTCCAGCTCAAGGAGCGGCTCATCGACCACGCCGGCATCGAGGTCCGGCAGATGCTGCTGCCGCACTCGGAGCGGGGCGACTACAGCGCCGCGGTGTCGTACAACGTGCTGGAGCACATCGACGACCACGTGGGTGCGCTGCGCAGCATGCGAGACCTGGTCCGACCGGGCGGCGCCGTGATCATCATCGTGCCGGCGTTCCAGTTCGCGATGAGCCCGGCCGACATCGCCACCGGCCACGTACGCCGCTACACGAAGCGGACCCTCGCCGCGGCGATGACCGAGGCCGGGCTGACGGTGGAGACGATCCACTACGCGAACGCGCTCGGCCTGCTGGGCTACTTCATGGCGACCAAGGTCTTCCGGCTGATGCCGAAGGAGGGCCCGATGGTCAAGATCTACGACACGCTCGTCCTGCCGGCCACGAAGGCCGCCGAGCAGCTGGTCCGCCCACCGTTCGGCCAGTCCGTCTTCGCCGTGGCCCGAGTCCCCGCCTAA
- a CDS encoding transketolase family protein has translation MRETFVDTATYLLAEDPRLALVLADISAAAFAPAAGRHPDRVVNVGIREQLMVGVAGGLALSGLRPIVHSYAPFLVERAYEQLKLDLDHQGVSAVLVSVGASYDRAAAGRTHLSPADVSLIDTLHDWTVYVPGHPDEVAGLLRDAVAGDGSAYVRLSTQRNDRPWGGDGALTVVRDAGPGAPLLVAVGPVRDAAVAAVADLPVTVAYTHRPRPFDIAGLRALAGAEVILVEPYLAGTSSRVVSAALADRPHRLLALGVGRADLRRYGAPEDHARWHGLDAAGLRRSVVDFLESVPVNAG, from the coding sequence GTGCGGGAGACGTTCGTCGACACCGCGACCTACCTGCTCGCCGAGGACCCGCGGCTCGCGCTGGTGCTCGCCGACATCTCGGCGGCCGCCTTCGCGCCGGCCGCGGGGCGACACCCCGACCGGGTGGTGAACGTGGGTATCCGGGAGCAGTTGATGGTGGGCGTTGCCGGTGGGCTGGCGCTCAGCGGGCTCCGACCGATCGTGCACAGTTACGCGCCGTTCCTGGTGGAGCGCGCGTACGAGCAGCTGAAGCTGGACCTGGACCACCAGGGCGTGAGCGCGGTGCTGGTCAGCGTCGGCGCGTCGTACGACCGCGCGGCGGCCGGCCGGACGCACCTGTCACCGGCCGACGTGTCGTTGATCGACACGTTGCACGACTGGACGGTGTACGTGCCCGGGCATCCCGACGAGGTCGCGGGGCTGCTGCGCGACGCGGTGGCCGGCGACGGGTCGGCGTACGTCCGGCTGTCGACCCAGCGGAACGACCGGCCGTGGGGCGGCGACGGGGCGCTCACCGTGGTCCGGGACGCCGGACCGGGCGCACCGCTGCTGGTGGCGGTGGGGCCGGTGCGGGACGCGGCGGTGGCGGCGGTGGCCGACCTGCCGGTGACGGTGGCGTACACCCACCGGCCGCGCCCGTTCGACATCGCGGGGCTGCGGGCGCTGGCGGGCGCCGAGGTGATCTTGGTCGAGCCCTACCTGGCCGGCACGTCGAGCCGGGTGGTGTCGGCGGCGCTGGCCGACCGGCCGCACCGGCTGCTGGCCCTGGGGGTGGGGCGAGCGGATCTGCGCCGCTACGGCGCGCCCGAGGACCACGCCCGGTGGCACGGGCTGGACGCCGCCGGCCTGCGCCGGTCGGTCGTCGACTTCCTGGAGTCGGTGCCGGTGAACGCCGGCTGA
- a CDS encoding CPBP family intramembrane glutamic endopeptidase encodes MTLELTRPVTRRMMGTEILLVLGLSLGQSAVYAVVSIIAKLTAEGGLSKQTAALNTSASSRPYLDLTYQLLGIVFALLPVLLAVHLLSRDPGDPARTLGLDARRPGSDLARGAGLAALIGLPGLALVWVAAQLGLNATLVPAALPDIWWAVPVLVLAAVQNAVLEEVIVVGYLVTRLRQLQWRVGAIIATSALLRGSYHLYQGFGAFVGNAVMGVVFSLFYLRTRRVMPLVVAHTLLDVVAFVGYALLPKAWFDWL; translated from the coding sequence GTGACCCTTGAGCTCACCCGACCGGTGACCCGCCGGATGATGGGGACCGAGATTCTGCTGGTCCTCGGCCTCTCCCTCGGCCAGTCGGCCGTCTACGCGGTCGTGTCGATCATCGCGAAGCTCACCGCCGAGGGCGGGCTCTCCAAGCAGACCGCCGCGCTGAACACCTCGGCGTCGTCCCGGCCCTACCTCGACCTCACGTACCAGCTGCTCGGCATCGTGTTCGCGCTGCTGCCGGTGCTGCTCGCCGTACACCTGCTGAGCCGGGACCCCGGCGACCCGGCCCGGACGCTCGGCCTGGACGCCCGACGGCCCGGCAGCGACCTGGCCCGCGGCGCCGGCCTGGCGGCGCTGATCGGCCTGCCCGGCCTGGCGCTCGTCTGGGTCGCCGCCCAGCTCGGCCTCAACGCCACCCTGGTCCCCGCCGCGCTGCCGGACATCTGGTGGGCCGTACCCGTGCTCGTCCTCGCCGCCGTGCAGAACGCCGTGCTGGAAGAGGTGATCGTGGTCGGCTACCTGGTCACCCGGCTGCGCCAACTCCAGTGGCGGGTGGGCGCGATCATCGCGACGAGCGCCCTGCTGCGCGGCTCCTACCACCTCTACCAGGGCTTCGGCGCCTTCGTGGGCAACGCGGTGATGGGCGTCGTGTTCAGCCTCTTCTACCTGCGTACGCGGCGGGTGATGCCGCTGGTCGTCGCGCACACCCTGCTCGACGTGGTGGCCTTCGTCGGTTACGCGCTGCTGCCGAAGGCCTGGTTCGACTGGCTCTGA
- a CDS encoding glycosyltransferase family 2 protein, whose protein sequence is MKLSILMPVYNEEERIADALKQALAVDYPCEIELVVVDDGSRDGTAEILDRADDQRLRVINHPRNAGKGAAIKTAVDNAEGEYMVILDADLEYDPQDIPKLLDPVLDGRATVVYGNRTFGSHSAYSFWYVMGNKGVTMAANVLFNSYIGDLETCFKLMPVALYRSLDIRSRGFGMEAEVTGKLLRRRIRPYEVPISYRARNREEGKKITWKDGVEAIWILGRERTRRRPAVPAR, encoded by the coding sequence GTGAAGCTCTCGATCCTCATGCCGGTCTACAACGAGGAAGAACGCATCGCGGATGCCCTCAAGCAGGCATTGGCGGTCGATTACCCGTGCGAGATCGAATTGGTGGTCGTCGACGACGGCAGTCGTGACGGCACCGCCGAAATCCTCGACCGGGCCGACGACCAGCGACTGCGGGTGATCAACCACCCGCGCAACGCCGGCAAGGGCGCGGCCATCAAGACGGCGGTGGACAATGCCGAGGGTGAGTACATGGTCATCCTCGACGCCGACCTGGAGTACGACCCGCAGGACATTCCCAAGCTGCTCGACCCGGTGCTCGACGGTCGCGCGACGGTGGTCTACGGCAATCGCACCTTCGGCAGCCACAGCGCCTACAGCTTCTGGTACGTGATGGGCAACAAGGGCGTCACGATGGCGGCGAACGTCCTGTTCAACTCCTACATCGGCGACCTGGAGACCTGCTTCAAGCTGATGCCGGTGGCGCTCTACCGCTCGCTCGACATCCGCTCCCGGGGCTTCGGCATGGAGGCCGAGGTGACCGGCAAGCTGCTGCGCCGTCGGATCCGCCCCTACGAGGTGCCGATCAGCTACCGCGCCCGCAACCGGGAAGAGGGCAAGAAGATCACCTGGAAGGACGGCGTCGAGGCGATCTGGATCCTCGGCCGGGAGCGCACCCGCCGCCGTCCCGCCGTGCCGGCCCGCTGA
- a CDS encoding YbhB/YbcL family Raf kinase inhibitor-like protein, whose amino-acid sequence MTLERPIPPDPYELLPTVPSFTLTSDDVQNGEPMDVRHAHGSVGGENISPQLTWSDFPAETRSFTVTCYDPDAPTGSGFWHWVLVNVPAGVTQLPTGAGGGAGADLGGAFSVRNDYGEQSYGGAAPPAGDRPHRYVFAVHALDVDRLDVTPDASPAYVGFNLTFHTLARAVIRPTYQIKE is encoded by the coding sequence ATGACCCTCGAACGCCCCATCCCCCCGGACCCGTACGAGCTGCTGCCGACCGTGCCGTCGTTCACGCTGACCAGCGACGACGTGCAGAACGGCGAGCCGATGGACGTGCGGCACGCGCACGGCAGCGTCGGCGGCGAGAACATCTCCCCGCAGCTCACCTGGTCGGACTTCCCGGCCGAGACCCGCAGCTTCACCGTGACCTGCTACGACCCGGACGCCCCCACCGGCAGCGGCTTCTGGCACTGGGTGCTGGTCAACGTGCCGGCCGGGGTCACCCAGCTGCCCACGGGCGCGGGCGGCGGTGCGGGCGCCGACCTGGGTGGGGCGTTCTCCGTCCGCAACGACTACGGCGAGCAGAGCTACGGCGGCGCCGCTCCGCCGGCCGGGGACCGGCCGCACCGGTACGTCTTCGCGGTGCACGCCCTGGACGTCGACCGTCTCGACGTCACCCCGGACGCCAGCCCCGCCTACGTCGGCTTCAACCTGACCTTCCACACCCTGGCCCGAGCAGTCATCCGCCCCACCTACCAAATCAAGGAGTAA
- a CDS encoding NAD(P)H-quinone oxidoreductase, with product MRAITVPKPGGPDALVWADVPDPEPGPGEVLVEVRASAVNRADLLQRQGLYPPPAGAPAYPGLECSGVVGAVGPGVTGWEVGQEVCALLSGGGYAERVAVPAGQLLPVPAGVDVVDAAALPEVACTVWSNVVRLAGLRAGETLLVHGGGSGIGTFAIQLGAALGATVLTTARAGKHDRLRELGAAYAIDYREQDFVAEVRRRTDGRGADVILDIMGASYLDRNVTALATGGRLVVIGMQGGRKAELDLGALLTKRATVAATALRSRPPEEKAEIVRGVWDEVWPLIEAGKIRPVVDHRLPMAEAATAHRMVEGDHVGKVLLTTR from the coding sequence ATGCGAGCGATCACCGTTCCGAAGCCCGGTGGACCCGACGCGCTGGTGTGGGCCGACGTGCCCGACCCGGAGCCCGGGCCTGGTGAGGTGCTGGTGGAGGTGCGGGCCAGCGCGGTGAATCGGGCGGACCTGCTGCAACGGCAGGGTCTCTACCCGCCGCCGGCGGGCGCGCCCGCGTACCCCGGCTTGGAGTGCTCCGGCGTGGTCGGCGCGGTCGGTCCGGGGGTGACCGGCTGGGAGGTCGGCCAGGAGGTGTGCGCGCTGCTGTCCGGCGGCGGGTACGCCGAGCGGGTGGCGGTGCCCGCCGGGCAGCTGCTGCCGGTGCCGGCCGGCGTCGACGTGGTCGACGCGGCGGCGCTGCCGGAGGTGGCCTGCACCGTCTGGTCGAACGTGGTGCGGCTGGCCGGGCTGCGGGCCGGCGAGACGCTCCTGGTGCACGGCGGCGGCAGCGGGATCGGCACGTTCGCGATCCAACTCGGGGCGGCGTTGGGCGCCACGGTGCTGACGACCGCGCGGGCGGGCAAGCACGACCGGCTGCGTGAGCTGGGTGCGGCGTACGCGATCGACTACCGCGAGCAGGACTTCGTGGCGGAGGTGCGGCGGCGTACGGACGGCCGGGGCGCGGACGTCATCCTCGACATCATGGGCGCCTCCTACCTGGACCGGAACGTGACCGCGCTGGCGACCGGCGGGCGGCTGGTGGTGATCGGGATGCAGGGCGGACGCAAGGCCGAGCTGGACCTCGGCGCGTTGCTGACGAAGCGGGCCACGGTGGCGGCGACCGCGCTGCGGTCCCGGCCGCCGGAGGAGAAGGCGGAGATCGTCCGGGGCGTGTGGGACGAGGTGTGGCCGCTCATCGAGGCGGGGAAGATCCGGCCGGTGGTGGACCATCGACTGCCGATGGCGGAGGCGGCGACGGCCCACCGGATGGTCGAGGGCGACCACGTCGGCAAGGTGCTGCTCACGACGCGATGA
- a CDS encoding ferric iron reductase — MPGRDQAAAPLAPVTATMRAMFGTDDVPGLAPGLLVTDEFGWAPATTLVDGTRLPEFLHAASLRWRGTPHACAALAWKSYSYWTALPAVLGWASARRVPLLDPSDVLLHFEDHRPLVTLGLRRSTTVAVLPSDPLALSGAPEVRIVAGEAELLGALRASLLDAHLAPMIASIQAEVRVGTRTLLGSVASGMAHAILRAADALPGSSVESIDTLLRALDLRDLVELEPGPTGEPTVQRRTCCLAFTLPQPKVCQGCCVRQG; from the coding sequence ATGCCGGGGCGGGACCAGGCCGCCGCGCCGCTGGCTCCGGTCACGGCCACCATGCGCGCCATGTTCGGCACCGACGACGTGCCCGGGCTCGCGCCGGGTCTGCTGGTCACCGACGAGTTCGGCTGGGCACCGGCCACCACGCTGGTCGACGGCACCCGCCTCCCCGAGTTCCTGCACGCGGCCAGCCTTCGCTGGCGGGGCACCCCGCACGCCTGCGCGGCGCTGGCCTGGAAGTCGTACAGCTACTGGACGGCCCTGCCGGCGGTGCTGGGCTGGGCGTCCGCCCGTCGGGTCCCGCTGCTCGACCCCTCCGACGTGCTCCTCCACTTCGAGGACCACCGGCCGCTGGTCACGCTGGGGCTGCGCCGGTCGACCACGGTGGCCGTGCTGCCCAGCGATCCGCTGGCCCTGTCCGGTGCTCCCGAGGTGCGGATCGTCGCCGGCGAGGCGGAGTTGCTCGGTGCGCTGCGCGCCTCCCTGCTCGACGCCCACCTCGCGCCGATGATCGCCTCGATCCAGGCCGAGGTGCGGGTCGGCACGCGTACGCTGCTCGGCTCGGTGGCCTCGGGCATGGCGCACGCGATCCTCCGCGCCGCCGACGCGCTGCCCGGCTCGTCGGTGGAGAGCATCGACACGCTGCTCCGCGCCCTCGACCTGCGGGACCTGGTCGAGCTGGAGCCGGGGCCGACCGGCGAGCCGACGGTGCAGCGGCGCACCTGCTGCCTCGCCTTCACGCTGCCCCAGCCAAAGGTCTGTCAGGGCTGCTGCGTCCGGCAGGGCTGA